One genomic region from Panthera tigris isolate Pti1 chromosome D1, P.tigris_Pti1_mat1.1, whole genome shotgun sequence encodes:
- the BTG4 gene encoding protein BTG4: MRDEIATAVFFVTRLVKKHDKLSKQKIEDFAEKLTTILFETYRSHWHADCPSKGQAFRCIRINNSQDKDPILERACAESNVDFSHLGLPKEMTIWVDPFEVCCRYGEKNHPFTIASFKGRWDEWELSQQVSCAVNRATLDYASGISSDEESCNKEPQIIPKVSNPKSIYQVENFKQSFQSWFHVSRKKNMADGRMGLLGNAYALHKNHKRQRPAAIYRVDRYHWVNTNR; this comes from the exons ATGAGAGATGAAATTGCAACAGCCGTTTTCTTTGTCACAAGATTGGTGAAAAAACATGATAAACTGagtaaacagaaaatagaagactTTGCAGAAAAGCTGACGACAATCTTGTTTGAAACCTACAGAAGTCACTGGCATGCCGACTGCCCTTCTAAAGGGCAAGCGTTCAG GTGTATCAGAATAAATAATAGTCAGGATAAAGATCCCATTCTAGAAAGGGCTTGTGCTGAAAGTAACGTGGATTTTTCTCACCTGGGACTTCCAAAGGAGATGACCATATGGGTAGATCCCTTTGAAGTGTGCTGTAG GTATGGTGAGAAAAATCATCCATTTACAATTGCTTCTTTTAAAGGCAGATGGGACGAATGGGAGCTTTCCCAACAGGTCAGCTGTGCTGTTAATCGAGCTACATTAGACTACGCCTCTGGCATTTCCTCTGATGAAGAAAGTTGTAACAAAGAACCGCAGATCATTCCTAAAGTCAGCAATCCAAAGAGTATTTATCAG gttgaaAACTTTAAACAGTCCTTTCAATCTTGGTTCCATGTCTCCCGCAAAAAGAATATGGCAGATGGCCGTATGGGCCTCCTAGGAAATGCTTATGCATTGCATAAAAATCATAAGCGTCAGAGGCCTGCTGCTATCTACCGGGTAGACAGGTACCACTGGGTCAACACTAACCGATAA